A portion of the Luteolibacter sp. Y139 genome contains these proteins:
- a CDS encoding LamG domain-containing protein, whose amino-acid sequence MKRYLLPLATGICGLATPGHATLVAHYKFDEPAAATTAANAVPGSSTGAVGSLVTTGVAGIAGNAYSFGGATSNQADIVDMANASFFPALTTSGKLSFTAWVKTNDTTGNRNTVVFAGDNTATAVYADLGVAAGQVGFLGSVSARNRPVGSGGAQSTGIFSSPAVPAVNDNAWHHLVMTVDLSASKMELWVDGVLANTQTLTTLALPVFNNFEIGRLGRSAPTDPYQGLVDDVQVYDHALTAAQIGYLKNHPGQAYTDADSDVDGLTDAWEIQYFGDITAQSGTDIGPDNDGATNAEELAAGTNPTIADTDGDGRTDGAELHTAPLTNPLDADSDDDGLSDGIEVNLPGPGTDPNNPDTDFDNLPDGWEIANTLNPKSDVGDNGTFGDPDHDGLDNVSEYNSGLNGTNPKDADTDHDGYTDRQEDRAGTWTGIVAPDPLPFTGTDPLNPDSDNDGLLDGQENPDSAYVAGVTAGTNPNLLDTDGDGFNDKAEFTFGSNPKDSVSVPTVSRGLVAHYKFDEAAAASTAVSALGNSPGAVGSAVTTGQTGIAGNAYRFHNLTGQADIVDMGNAPFLTDILAAKALTYTAWVKSTDTSSGRNTIISAANSTLDNSYVDMGIAGQVGNVGALSGRLRPNGNVNIAEIFSNTAPNTALVNDDVWHHVAFTIDLATTSTKLYVDGVPTGQNTAIPLAAFPVFNNFEIGRLGRKAPTDALDGLIDDVQIYNEALSPARIAALHNTPGISADEDHDRLDDQWEITFFGNITAQNGLGDPDGDGFNNEAEETAGTSPVSAGATTITSMGFIGGDYVIHFSGSPNATFRVTKSTTLGGFAEMAPPVTATTDGTGAGVATVPAAQATGARGFYRLENP is encoded by the coding sequence ATGAAACGCTACCTCCTACCGCTTGCCACCGGCATTTGCGGCCTGGCCACTCCCGGCCACGCCACCTTGGTCGCCCACTACAAGTTCGACGAACCCGCCGCCGCGACCACCGCTGCCAATGCAGTACCGGGCAGCTCCACCGGCGCGGTAGGCTCCCTAGTGACCACTGGCGTCGCCGGCATCGCGGGAAATGCCTACAGCTTCGGCGGTGCCACCTCGAATCAGGCGGACATCGTGGATATGGCGAATGCGTCCTTCTTCCCAGCTCTCACCACCAGCGGCAAGCTCTCCTTCACCGCTTGGGTGAAGACCAACGACACCACCGGCAATCGCAACACCGTCGTCTTCGCCGGCGATAACACCGCCACCGCGGTCTATGCCGACCTCGGAGTCGCCGCAGGTCAGGTCGGCTTCCTCGGCTCCGTCAGCGCCCGCAACCGTCCCGTCGGCTCCGGCGGTGCGCAGTCCACCGGCATCTTCAGTTCACCAGCCGTGCCGGCCGTGAATGACAATGCCTGGCACCATCTCGTCATGACCGTGGACCTGTCCGCGTCCAAGATGGAGCTCTGGGTGGACGGAGTCCTCGCCAATACCCAGACCCTGACCACCCTCGCCCTGCCGGTCTTCAACAACTTCGAAATCGGCCGCCTCGGACGCAGCGCCCCGACCGATCCCTACCAAGGCCTCGTCGATGACGTGCAAGTCTACGATCACGCCCTGACCGCCGCACAGATCGGCTACCTCAAGAATCACCCGGGCCAAGCCTACACCGATGCCGACTCCGACGTCGACGGCCTCACCGACGCCTGGGAAATCCAATACTTCGGCGACATCACCGCCCAGTCCGGTACTGATATCGGCCCCGACAATGACGGCGCCACCAATGCCGAAGAGCTCGCCGCCGGCACCAATCCCACCATCGCCGACACCGATGGCGATGGTCGCACCGACGGCGCGGAACTCCATACCGCGCCCCTCACCAATCCACTCGACGCGGACTCCGATGACGACGGCCTCAGCGACGGCATCGAGGTAAACCTCCCCGGCCCCGGCACCGATCCGAACAATCCAGACACGGACTTCGACAACCTCCCGGACGGCTGGGAAATCGCCAACACGCTCAATCCGAAGAGCGACGTGGGCGACAACGGCACCTTCGGCGATCCTGACCACGATGGACTCGACAACGTGAGCGAGTATAACTCCGGCCTGAACGGCACCAATCCCAAGGACGCCGACACCGATCACGACGGCTACACCGATCGCCAGGAAGACCGCGCCGGCACCTGGACCGGCATCGTTGCTCCGGATCCCCTGCCCTTCACCGGCACCGATCCGCTTAATCCTGACAGTGACAACGATGGCCTCCTGGATGGCCAGGAAAACCCCGACTCAGCCTACGTCGCCGGCGTCACCGCGGGCACCAATCCCAACCTCTTGGACACCGATGGCGACGGCTTCAACGACAAGGCCGAGTTCACCTTCGGCAGCAATCCCAAGGATTCCGTCTCCGTCCCAACCGTCTCCAGGGGACTCGTCGCCCACTACAAGTTCGACGAAGCCGCCGCGGCTTCCACCGCCGTCAGCGCTTTGGGCAATAGCCCGGGAGCCGTGGGCTCCGCAGTCACCACCGGCCAGACCGGCATCGCAGGCAATGCCTATCGCTTCCACAACCTGACCGGCCAAGCCGACATCGTCGACATGGGCAATGCGCCCTTCCTGACGGACATCCTCGCGGCGAAGGCACTCACCTACACCGCATGGGTCAAGTCGACCGACACCTCAAGCGGCCGCAATACCATCATCTCTGCCGCGAACAGCACCCTCGACAACAGCTACGTCGACATGGGCATCGCCGGACAGGTCGGCAATGTCGGCGCACTCAGCGGACGCCTCCGGCCGAATGGCAACGTCAACATCGCCGAGATCTTCAGCAACACCGCTCCCAACACCGCCTTGGTCAACGATGACGTCTGGCACCACGTCGCGTTCACCATCGATCTCGCCACCACCAGCACCAAGCTCTACGTGGACGGCGTGCCCACCGGCCAGAACACCGCCATCCCCTTGGCCGCGTTTCCCGTGTTCAACAACTTCGAGATCGGACGTCTCGGCCGCAAGGCTCCCACCGATGCGCTCGACGGGCTCATCGATGACGTGCAGATCTACAACGAAGCCCTTTCCCCCGCCCGCATCGCCGCCCTTCATAATACTCCCGGCATCTCGGCGGATGAAGATCACGACCGGCTCGATGACCAATGGGAAATCACCTTCTTCGGCAACATCACCGCACAGAACGGCCTCGGTGATCCCGATGGTGATGGCTTTAACAATGAAGCCGAGGAAACCGCGGGAACCTCACCCGTGAGTGCAGGCGCCACCACCATCACCTCCATGGGCTTCATTGGCGGCGACTACGTCATCCACTTCTCCGGATCTCCAAACGCCACCTTCCGCGTCACGAAATCCACCACCCTCGGTGGCTTCGCCGAGATGGCTCCACCGGTCACCGCCACCACCGATGGCACCGGTGCGGGTGTCGCGACAGTGCCCGCCGCCCAGGCCACAGGCGCACGGGGCTTCTATCGCCTTGAGAACCCTTGA
- a CDS encoding serine/threonine protein kinase — protein sequence MIPSINEMLFTAAASFRESAVRRAFLKFACQGDAARLRQLEEMLEIQQDAEDFFDLEPAEVETVDSPAEEESGLGACIGPYHLIDRLGAGGCGVVYLAEQREPVKRKVALKIVRLGMDTENVVARFNLEREALALMDHPNIARVLDGGATPSGRPYFVMELVDGERITAFCDRKHLGIRARLDLFTLVCEAIQHAHQKGVIHRDIKPSNVLVRELEGRAEPKVIDFGIAKAAAGSLDAEGTMTLSGQLIGTPAYMSPEQAEGGVDIDTRTDIYSLGALLRELLTGRPPLTHDHFKDRGLEEIRAIVREGDTVAPSVRLRDIPADEMETIARERGVDPQRLPSLLAGDLDWIVMKAVENERHRRYETANGLAMDVRRYLNEEPVLARPPSRRYLFTKLVRRNRVTFAAAGIALFGLLGGLALSTWLFFRERDARNEQARLLLVAEAGDLVSQAAVRLKYNDEKEADKLLEGLPVDRVPRSLEAATTFMRVANWNLTKGNLQTAAKRFNALGHVLTSVDMTDSEHISFDLLSVLTAVCEWGEPGQFEELRMLAIKRFANSANPIVAEQVVKATLMKPADPTTLERLKPLIKVLEDSLDEPLTGKGPHMVAWRQFSLAMIAYRQGRLDDAAEWAQRSLDIGAKSENDSAHRKVSNQLVLAMVDMQQGRAAAIPSALKDLRKEVDQWTKPPLQLYNADGTLWYNQWAVLMLLREAEKMATEKGG from the coding sequence ATGATCCCGTCGATCAACGAGATGCTCTTCACCGCCGCGGCCAGCTTCCGCGAATCGGCCGTGCGCCGCGCCTTCCTCAAGTTCGCCTGCCAGGGCGATGCCGCCCGCCTCCGGCAGCTGGAGGAAATGTTAGAGATCCAGCAGGATGCCGAAGACTTCTTCGATCTTGAACCGGCGGAGGTGGAAACGGTGGACTCTCCGGCCGAAGAAGAATCCGGCCTCGGCGCCTGCATCGGCCCCTATCACCTGATCGATCGCCTCGGCGCCGGCGGCTGCGGCGTCGTCTATCTGGCGGAGCAGCGCGAACCGGTGAAGCGGAAGGTCGCCCTCAAGATCGTCCGCCTCGGCATGGACACCGAGAACGTCGTCGCCCGCTTCAATCTCGAGCGCGAGGCCCTCGCGCTGATGGACCATCCCAATATCGCCCGCGTGCTTGATGGCGGCGCGACTCCATCAGGTCGCCCCTACTTCGTGATGGAGCTCGTGGACGGCGAGAGGATCACCGCGTTCTGCGATCGCAAGCACCTCGGCATCCGCGCCCGCTTGGATTTGTTCACCCTCGTTTGCGAGGCCATCCAGCACGCCCATCAGAAGGGCGTCATCCATCGCGACATCAAGCCATCCAATGTCCTCGTCCGCGAGCTTGAAGGACGCGCCGAGCCGAAGGTGATCGACTTCGGCATCGCCAAGGCCGCCGCTGGCAGTCTCGACGCGGAAGGCACCATGACCCTGTCCGGTCAGCTCATCGGCACCCCCGCCTACATGAGTCCCGAGCAAGCGGAAGGCGGCGTGGACATTGATACCCGCACCGACATCTACAGCCTCGGCGCCCTGCTCCGCGAGTTGCTCACGGGCAGGCCGCCTTTGACTCACGATCACTTCAAGGACCGGGGTCTCGAGGAAATCCGCGCCATCGTCCGCGAAGGCGATACCGTCGCACCATCCGTCCGCCTCAGGGACATCCCCGCCGATGAGATGGAAACGATCGCCCGTGAACGCGGGGTCGATCCCCAGCGCTTGCCCTCCCTTCTGGCGGGCGATCTCGACTGGATCGTCATGAAGGCCGTCGAGAACGAACGCCATCGCCGCTACGAAACGGCCAATGGACTCGCGATGGATGTCCGGCGCTACCTGAATGAAGAGCCGGTCCTCGCCCGCCCGCCGAGCCGCCGGTATCTCTTCACCAAGCTGGTCCGTCGCAACCGCGTGACCTTCGCCGCCGCCGGCATCGCCTTGTTCGGCCTGTTAGGCGGCCTCGCGCTTTCGACGTGGCTCTTCTTTCGCGAACGCGATGCCCGCAACGAGCAGGCCCGGCTGCTTCTGGTAGCGGAAGCCGGAGACCTCGTTTCGCAAGCGGCCGTGCGGCTGAAATACAATGACGAGAAGGAGGCGGATAAACTCCTGGAAGGCCTGCCCGTCGATCGCGTGCCACGTTCGCTCGAAGCCGCCACCACCTTCATGCGGGTGGCCAACTGGAACCTGACCAAGGGGAACCTGCAAACCGCCGCCAAGCGCTTCAACGCACTCGGGCACGTCCTCACCAGCGTGGACATGACGGACTCGGAGCACATCTCCTTCGATCTCCTTTCCGTCCTCACCGCCGTCTGCGAATGGGGCGAGCCCGGGCAATTTGAAGAGTTGCGCATGCTCGCCATCAAGCGCTTTGCCAATTCGGCCAATCCGATCGTAGCGGAGCAGGTGGTGAAGGCGACGCTGATGAAACCCGCCGACCCCACCACCTTGGAACGGCTGAAGCCGCTGATCAAAGTTCTCGAGGATTCACTCGATGAACCCCTGACCGGAAAGGGACCTCACATGGTAGCCTGGCGGCAATTCTCGCTCGCCATGATCGCCTACCGGCAAGGCCGCCTGGATGACGCCGCCGAATGGGCACAGCGCAGCCTCGATATCGGTGCCAAGAGCGAAAACGACAGCGCCCATCGGAAAGTCTCCAATCAGCTGGTCCTCGCGATGGTGGACATGCAGCAGGGCCGCGCCGCAGCCATCCCGTCCGCCTTGAAGGACCTGCGCAAGGAGGTCGACCAGTGGACCAAGCCACCGTTGCAACTCTACAACGCCGACGGGACCCTCTGGTACAACCAATGGGCCGTCCTGATGCTCCTCCGGGAAGCGGAAAAGATGGCGACGGAAAAGGGCGGCTGA
- a CDS encoding ECF-type sigma factor: MEELTRILQSASGNSTLISAELLPLVYDELRSLAQRRMSTIPAGETLQATALVHEAWLKISGDESRPWEGRAHFFRAAAQAMRHILVDRARAKARLKRGENMELLDIEVHGLDVPAATLDERVLLVDEMMTRLEKEEPECVRVISLKFFGGLSNHEIATMDGVTERTVERRWAYAKTRLYHMIRQETAR, encoded by the coding sequence GTGGAAGAACTGACCCGGATTCTTCAATCGGCGAGCGGCAACAGCACCCTCATTTCCGCCGAGCTCCTGCCGCTCGTCTACGATGAACTCCGGAGCCTCGCCCAGAGACGGATGTCCACCATCCCGGCCGGCGAAACCCTGCAGGCCACCGCCCTCGTTCATGAGGCTTGGCTCAAGATCTCCGGTGACGAGAGCCGCCCTTGGGAAGGACGTGCCCACTTCTTCCGCGCCGCCGCCCAGGCAATGCGCCACATCCTCGTCGACCGCGCCCGCGCCAAGGCACGGCTGAAGCGCGGCGAAAACATGGAGCTGCTGGATATCGAGGTCCACGGCCTCGACGTCCCCGCCGCCACGCTCGATGAGCGGGTCCTGCTGGTCGATGAGATGATGACCCGCCTGGAGAAGGAGGAGCCCGAGTGCGTGCGGGTGATTTCGCTCAAGTTCTTCGGCGGCCTTTCGAACCACGAGATCGCCACCATGGATGGCGTCACCGAGCGCACCGTGGAGCGCCGCTGGGCCTACGCGAAGACCCGGCTCTATCACATGATCCGCCAGGAGACCGCGCGATGA
- a CDS encoding GYF domain-containing protein → MTAQQQQWFFSAGGERYGPVGFDYLLELAKSGRLDPRNDMVWTTTLSDWEPAGEVEGLFERRAVKEGGSMDASGDFASTGTFESKPIPKAHFPGTGRMGYLMGTLVVPVILIVAWQFALPFLQPHVPGNLQKYLPPVIFPLAGLLSLATVVKRFRNVGMSGLWFFGLLVPVLNIWLGYRLLACPAGYSVGRKLDTAGKLVAVLYWGTLIAGIGLSVAAGVGAFGELKESGMLQEITTQFNDLRKSALPER, encoded by the coding sequence ATGACGGCCCAGCAGCAACAGTGGTTCTTTTCAGCCGGTGGCGAACGATACGGCCCGGTGGGTTTCGACTACCTTCTCGAGCTGGCCAAGTCGGGGCGTCTGGACCCGCGGAATGACATGGTCTGGACCACCACGCTGAGCGATTGGGAGCCGGCGGGCGAGGTTGAGGGCTTGTTCGAGCGCCGGGCGGTCAAGGAAGGCGGATCGATGGATGCCTCCGGAGATTTTGCGAGCACGGGCACCTTCGAATCCAAGCCGATCCCCAAGGCTCACTTTCCGGGCACGGGCCGGATGGGCTACCTGATGGGCACACTGGTGGTGCCGGTGATTCTGATCGTGGCCTGGCAGTTTGCCCTGCCTTTCCTCCAGCCGCATGTGCCGGGGAATCTCCAGAAGTACCTGCCGCCGGTGATTTTCCCGCTGGCCGGGCTGCTGTCGCTGGCAACGGTGGTGAAGCGCTTCCGCAACGTGGGAATGAGCGGCTTGTGGTTCTTCGGCCTGCTGGTGCCGGTGCTGAATATCTGGCTGGGATACCGCCTGCTGGCGTGCCCGGCGGGCTACTCGGTGGGCCGGAAGCTGGACACCGCCGGGAAGCTGGTGGCCGTTCTCTACTGGGGTACGCTGATCGCCGGCATTGGCCTTTCGGTTGCTGCCGGCGTGGGTGCCTTCGGTGAATTGAAGGAGTCGGGAATGCTGCAGGAGATCACCACGCAGTTCAACGACCTGCGGAAGTCCGCCCTGCCCGAGCGCTGA
- a CDS encoding TlpA disulfide reductase family protein: MKTAYASLFLAAALPAFAQKQGDAVTPDTLGKLEWIKGSAPTAWEPGKVYVLECWATWCGPCIAAIPHVDELYDKYQEKGLRVIGVNVWEDGKDKVEEFVKNKGDGMSYPVAYTGKGGAFETEWLNPAGVTGIPHAFVVKDGKVVLTTHPMGITESLIEGLLAGGDAEAKALEGVKEGQRKQVEASKALHAFRTATMAKDVPAMDAAFADLKKLDPESRTLPLLELDLFMGKGDWTSAESSLAKLSSEPIAASVVTSTAQKITQTPDVPESFRKAVATTLAKQLEKGGHPVQYHILAKVQWSLGDKEAAKATAKQAVEATKTPTGNKIPSAPFEKFAEALEKDELPTDQQMTAWIREASPQTAPTGAVAPQPAPAATATPQSAPAGTVAPQLKGE; encoded by the coding sequence GTGAAAACTGCCTACGCCTCCCTCTTCCTCGCCGCCGCCCTGCCTGCCTTCGCCCAGAAGCAAGGCGACGCGGTCACCCCTGACACCCTCGGGAAACTCGAGTGGATCAAGGGTTCCGCCCCCACCGCCTGGGAGCCGGGCAAGGTCTACGTCCTCGAGTGCTGGGCCACCTGGTGCGGCCCCTGCATCGCCGCCATCCCGCACGTCGACGAGCTTTACGACAAGTATCAGGAAAAAGGCCTGCGCGTCATCGGCGTGAACGTCTGGGAAGACGGCAAGGACAAGGTCGAAGAGTTCGTGAAGAACAAGGGCGACGGCATGTCCTACCCGGTCGCCTACACCGGCAAGGGCGGTGCCTTCGAGACCGAATGGCTCAATCCCGCCGGCGTCACCGGCATCCCGCACGCCTTCGTGGTGAAGGATGGCAAGGTGGTCCTCACCACCCACCCGATGGGAATCACCGAGTCCCTCATTGAGGGCCTGCTCGCCGGCGGCGACGCGGAAGCGAAGGCGCTCGAGGGAGTCAAGGAAGGCCAACGCAAGCAGGTGGAAGCCAGCAAGGCTCTCCATGCATTCCGGACGGCCACCATGGCGAAGGACGTCCCCGCCATGGATGCTGCCTTCGCTGACCTGAAGAAGCTCGATCCCGAAAGCCGCACGCTGCCCCTTCTTGAGCTCGACCTCTTCATGGGGAAGGGCGACTGGACCTCCGCCGAGTCCTCTCTCGCCAAGTTGTCCAGCGAGCCGATCGCGGCCTCGGTCGTCACCTCCACCGCCCAGAAAATCACCCAGACGCCGGATGTCCCGGAAAGCTTCCGCAAGGCCGTGGCTACCACCTTGGCCAAGCAGCTTGAAAAGGGCGGCCACCCCGTGCAGTACCACATCCTGGCCAAGGTCCAATGGTCGCTCGGCGACAAGGAAGCCGCCAAGGCAACCGCCAAGCAAGCGGTCGAAGCGACCAAGACACCGACCGGCAACAAGATCCCGTCAGCTCCCTTCGAGAAGTTTGCCGAGGCACTTGAGAAAGACGAGCTGCCAACCGATCAGCAGATGACCGCTTGGATTCGCGAGGCATCGCCACAAACCGCACCGACAGGCGCTGTCGCTCCGCAGCCCGCACCGGCAGCAACGGCCACGCCGCAATCCGCACCGGCAGGAACGGTCGCTCCCCAGCTGAAAGGAGAGTGA
- a CDS encoding ABC transporter ATP-binding protein yields MNSVLRVFSYLRHYPGLATAQLCCAVGMTLAVFVFPNATRHVIDTIIPNPARHGEFPFWIGLALLGFLLKDGLNSLRIFINNTFEQKVIYDIRSDLYAKIQRLPLRWFDTRRTGDVMTRVVEDVTNMERVLIDGIEQGLVAVLQVIGVGIFLFILNAKVALWATMPVPLLAVGAWFFSTRGRDRYRNQRDASSDLNAILHDNISGIRQIKAYAAEEAEHGRFNHYSEALRQATLRMMKWWAIYSPTMSFVRMTGYVFVLALGGRAVMEGSLKIGDLTAFFLSLSLFYEPIDRLNGLNQMILSGRAAADRVFEIVDSEDEPNASGGATLPEKIQAHVRFENVSFAYGDQPTLHEVDLEARPGQTIALVGSTGAGKSTVLSILTRFYERDSGSVTIDGIDIATLSKASLRDRLGYVTQEPFLFNGTVRENLALAKRNATDAEMWSALNAAHAEAFVKDLPQQLDTNVGERGVKLSGGEKQRLSIARALLKNAPILLLDEATASVDSETERQIQDALDRLMENRTAFVIAHRLSTIRNADKIYVLEKGRVIEEGTHDELWSRGGKYAELCRKSFLHQQ; encoded by the coding sequence ATGAATTCCGTCCTGCGCGTCTTTTCCTACCTCCGCCATTATCCCGGACTCGCCACTGCCCAGCTCTGCTGCGCCGTCGGCATGACCCTCGCCGTCTTCGTGTTCCCGAATGCCACCCGGCACGTCATCGACACCATCATCCCGAACCCGGCGCGCCACGGCGAATTCCCCTTCTGGATCGGCCTCGCCCTCCTCGGCTTCCTGCTCAAGGACGGCCTGAATTCCCTGAGGATCTTTATTAACAACACTTTCGAACAAAAAGTCATCTACGACATCCGCTCCGACCTCTACGCCAAAATCCAGCGGCTCCCCCTGCGCTGGTTCGACACCCGCCGCACCGGCGACGTCATGACGCGGGTGGTCGAGGACGTGACCAATATGGAGCGGGTCCTCATCGACGGCATCGAGCAGGGCCTGGTGGCGGTCCTGCAGGTCATTGGCGTCGGCATTTTCCTCTTCATCCTGAATGCCAAGGTCGCCCTCTGGGCCACCATGCCGGTGCCCCTGCTCGCCGTGGGTGCGTGGTTTTTCTCAACCAGGGGCCGCGACCGCTACCGGAACCAGCGCGACGCCTCCTCCGACCTCAATGCCATCCTCCACGACAACATCTCCGGCATCCGCCAGATCAAGGCCTACGCCGCGGAGGAGGCCGAGCACGGCCGCTTCAATCACTACTCGGAGGCCCTCCGCCAGGCCACGCTCCGGATGATGAAATGGTGGGCCATCTATTCGCCCACCATGTCCTTCGTCCGCATGACCGGCTACGTCTTCGTGCTGGCCCTCGGTGGCCGGGCAGTCATGGAAGGCTCGCTGAAAATCGGCGATCTCACCGCCTTTTTCCTCTCCCTCTCGCTCTTCTACGAACCGATCGACCGCCTCAATGGCCTGAACCAGATGATCCTCTCCGGCCGCGCCGCAGCCGACCGGGTCTTCGAGATCGTCGATTCCGAGGACGAGCCAAATGCCTCCGGCGGCGCCACCCTCCCGGAGAAAATCCAGGCCCACGTCCGCTTCGAAAACGTCTCCTTCGCCTACGGGGACCAGCCCACCCTGCACGAGGTCGATCTGGAGGCCCGTCCCGGCCAAACCATCGCACTGGTCGGCTCGACCGGCGCCGGCAAATCCACCGTGCTCTCCATCCTCACCCGCTTCTACGAGCGCGACAGCGGCTCGGTCACGATCGACGGCATCGACATCGCCACCCTCTCGAAGGCCTCCCTGCGCGACCGCCTCGGCTACGTGACCCAGGAGCCTTTCCTCTTCAATGGCACCGTCCGCGAGAACCTCGCCCTCGCGAAACGCAATGCCACCGACGCCGAAATGTGGTCCGCCCTCAATGCCGCCCATGCCGAAGCCTTCGTGAAAGACCTCCCCCAGCAGCTCGATACCAATGTCGGCGAGCGCGGCGTGAAGCTCTCCGGCGGGGAAAAGCAGCGCCTCTCCATCGCCCGCGCGCTCCTGAAAAACGCCCCCATCCTGCTACTGGACGAGGCCACCGCCTCGGTCGACAGTGAAACCGAGCGCCAGATCCAGGACGCGCTCGACCGCCTCATGGAGAACCGCACCGCCTTCGTCATCGCCCACCGCCTTTCCACCATTCGCAATGCCGACAAGATCTACGTCCTTGAAAAAGGCCGCGTGATTGAAGAAGGAACCCACGACGAATTGTGGTCACGCGGCGGCAAATATGCCGAGCTGTGCCGGAAGTCCTTTCTTCATCAACAATAA
- a CDS encoding SufE family protein produces the protein MSIADKQQEVLEELSFFPDWQERYEYVIGLGRKLPAMGEEMKTADKLIKGCQSQVWLDARISDGKVRYVADSDSVITKGMIALFVRVLDDETPDAILSADLSFIDKTGLKEHLAPTRANALNLMATQMKQRALEFSAA, from the coding sequence ATGAGCATCGCTGACAAACAGCAGGAGGTCCTTGAGGAGCTGTCCTTTTTCCCGGACTGGCAGGAGCGGTATGAGTACGTCATCGGACTCGGCCGCAAGCTGCCGGCGATGGGGGAGGAGATGAAGACCGCCGATAAGCTGATCAAGGGCTGCCAGTCGCAGGTGTGGCTGGATGCCCGGATCTCGGACGGCAAGGTCCGCTATGTCGCGGACTCCGACTCGGTGATCACGAAGGGCATGATCGCACTCTTCGTGCGGGTGCTGGATGATGAGACGCCGGATGCGATTCTGTCTGCGGACCTTTCCTTCATCGACAAGACCGGGCTGAAGGAGCACCTGGCTCCGACCCGGGCGAATGCGCTCAATCTGATGGCCACGCAGATGAAGCAGCGCGCGCTGGAGTTCAGCGCGGCCTGA
- a CDS encoding DUF808 domain-containing protein produces the protein MAGGSLLTLLDDIASILDDVSVMTKTAASKTAGVLGDDLALNAQQVSGVVAERELPVVWAVAKGSFVNKLILVPAALALNKFAPGSVTPLLMLGGAYLCYEGVEKLVHQFAHRGQKTEVEAEKEISELEGGEVDEKAKIKGAIRTDFVLSAEIIVITLGVVAHETFAKQALVLSGIAVVMTVGVYGLVAGIVKLDDLGLHLSRRKSSSAQGVGRAILWAAPFMMKGLSVVGTAAMFLVGGQILVHGIGPVHHWIEHLVSSWGGLGKSLAEGLFNALFGIAVGAVVLAILHPLMKLRGKKAH, from the coding sequence ATGGCTGGAGGGAGTTTGCTGACACTGCTGGATGATATCGCGTCGATCCTGGATGACGTCTCGGTGATGACCAAGACAGCGGCGTCGAAGACGGCGGGCGTGCTGGGGGATGACCTGGCTCTGAATGCGCAGCAGGTGAGCGGGGTGGTGGCGGAGCGCGAGTTGCCGGTGGTGTGGGCGGTGGCGAAGGGATCCTTCGTCAACAAGCTGATCCTGGTGCCGGCGGCGCTTGCGCTGAACAAGTTTGCGCCAGGGTCGGTGACGCCGCTGCTGATGCTCGGGGGCGCTTATCTCTGCTATGAGGGCGTCGAGAAGCTGGTGCATCAATTCGCTCATCGCGGGCAGAAAACGGAGGTGGAGGCCGAGAAGGAGATTTCCGAGTTGGAGGGCGGTGAGGTGGATGAGAAGGCGAAGATCAAAGGAGCGATCCGCACGGACTTCGTGCTGTCCGCGGAGATCATCGTCATCACGCTCGGCGTTGTGGCGCATGAAACCTTCGCCAAGCAGGCGCTGGTGCTCTCGGGAATCGCGGTGGTGATGACCGTCGGCGTGTATGGTCTGGTGGCGGGCATCGTGAAACTGGACGACCTCGGTCTTCATTTAAGCCGGAGAAAGTCATCGTCGGCTCAAGGAGTGGGACGCGCTATCTTGTGGGCCGCACCCTTCATGATGAAAGGGCTGTCGGTGGTTGGCACTGCGGCGATGTTCCTCGTGGGGGGACAGATCCTCGTCCACGGCATCGGTCCGGTGCATCACTGGATCGAGCATTTGGTCAGCTCCTGGGGTGGGCTTGGGAAATCACTGGCCGAGGGGCTTTTCAACGCCCTGTTCGGCATCGCCGTCGGTGCGGTGGTGCTGGCGATCCTGCATCCGCTGATGAAGCTGCGCGGGAAGAAAGCGCATTGA